The following proteins come from a genomic window of Gossypium raimondii isolate GPD5lz chromosome 5, ASM2569854v1, whole genome shotgun sequence:
- the LOC105769909 gene encoding uncharacterized protein LOC105769909: MSAIVSGKRSFFEELSAPPPVAKRIRCSSRFASSSSFSPSSPPPLFLTDQLIAIFPEMDKQVLERVLEECGDDLDSAIRRLNELRLGSADRNAAIAADDKTGVELKELQAQGVAANGDVAKEPTAPEAMDGSDWVELFVREMLNASNIDDARARASRALEVLEKSICARAGAKVAQNFHQENKMLKEQLEALIQENTILKRAVAVQHERQKEYENQSQELQHLKQLASQYQEQLRTLEVNNYALTMHLKQAQQSSSIPGRFNPDVF; the protein is encoded by the exons ATGTCTGCCATAGTTTCAGGGAAGAGATCTTTCTTTGAGGAATTGAGTGCGCCACCTCCCGTTGCTAAGAGAATCCGTTGTTCTTCTcgttttgcttcttcttcttccttctccCCTTCTTCGCCGCCTCCTTTGTTTTTGACCGATCAATTGATTGCTATTTTCCCTGAAATGGATAaacag GTTCTCGAGAGAGTACTTGAAGAATGCGGAGACGATTTGGATTCAGCTATTAGACGTTTGAATGAACTTCGTTTAGGATCTGCTGATAGAAATGCAGCAATTGCCGCTGACGATAAAACTGGTGTGGAATTAAAAGAACTTCAAGCTCAAG GTGTAGCAGCCAATGGAGATGTGGCTAAGGAACCGACAGCTCCCGAAGCTATGGATGGTTCAGATTGGGTGGAGCTTTTTGTTAGGGAAATGTTAAATGCTTCTAACATTGATGATGCCAGAGCACGTGCTTCAAGAGCACTGGAGGTTTTGGAGAAATCCATTTGTGCACGAGCTGGAGCAAAGGTGGCCCAAAATTTCCACCAG GAAAATAAGATGCTAAAAGAACAACTGGAAGCACTCATTCAGGAAAATACTATTCTGAAACGAGCTGTTGCCGTTCAGCATGAGCGTCAGAAGGAGTACGAAAATCAGAGTCAGGAGTTGCAGCATCTGAAGCAACTAGCATCTCAGTATCAAGAGCAGTTGAGAACCCTTGAG GTAAACAACTATGCATTGACAATGCACTTGAAGCAAGCTCAGCAAAGTAGCTCTATCCCGGGCCGTTTCAACCCCGATGTTTTCTAG
- the LOC105770007 gene encoding 36.4 kDa proline-rich protein → MESNTKMSALLLICMLFISSVTPILGCGSCGKAPHKHRKPKGKSPKGPITLPPLVKPPIKLPPVVPPIVKPPIDLPPVTVPPINLPPGTVPPVTKPPSGKPCPTPPTKDTCPIDTLKLGACVDLLGGLVHIGLGDPVLNQCCPVLSGLAELEAAVCLCTTLKLKVLNLKIYVPLALQLLVTCGKTPPPGYTCSL, encoded by the coding sequence ATGGAGTCCAACACCAAAATGTCAGCTCTTCTTTTGATTTGCATGCTTTTCATTTCTTCAGTGACACCAATTCTTGGGTGTGGTTCATGTGGGAAAGCACCACACAAGCATCGAAAGCCTAAGGGAAAGTCCCCTAAAGGTCCCATCACTTTGCCTCCCCTTGTGAAACCTCCAATCAAGTTGCCACCGGTTGTTCCTCCAATAGTTAAGCCACCCATTGACCTCCCTCCGGTTACAGTCCCTCCAATTAACCTCCCTCCAGGGACGGTTCCTCCAGTAACTAAGCCACCAAGTGGGAAACCCTGCCCAACACCACCAACCAAGGACACTTGCCCCATTGACACACTGAAATTGGGTGCTTGTGTGGATCTGCTGGGAGGGTTGGTGCACATTGGACTAGGTGACCCGGTTTTGAATCAATGTTGTCCGGTTCTTTCAGGACTCGCCGAGCTCGAAGCTGCGGTCTGCTTGTGCACCACCCTCAAACTTAAGGTTCTCAACCTTAAAATTTATGTGCCACTGGCTCTTCAACTCCTTGTCACATGTGGGAAAACACCCCCTCCTGGTTACACTTGCTCTCTCTAA
- the LOC105770144 gene encoding uncharacterized protein LOC105770144 — MDLCLFKQDIDDLIHEFVESESSTLNDMKRIWLSMKFSYIYEASPSTNLAFFMQSLYAHTISHMVNVDSLTCRLGGLYCLYCLYETQPFKPPFKIYLSLREMEKLKTLVAEAKEMGIKVVPALVKRMMETNMFLFGFVDLNEGSVSETINSLTKLQDARIQVAYEKLFTDTAIEQYISMDLGREVDLNMLKKMSTEYEVAKRKAIEEAGKVVDVQNIKYISENEEPLSEIVEKIDASWKNQREAFYQRTGLTPQNPAEPQRLQLQLKEGDAENNDADEFYQLLYQHD, encoded by the exons ATGGATTTGTGTCTGTTCAAGCAAGATATTGACGATCTTATTCATGAGTTTGTTGag AGTGAATCATCAACTTTGAATGACATGAAGAGAATATGGTTATCCATGAAATTCTCATACATTTACGAGGCCAGTCCTTCTACAAACCTAGCTTTCTTTATGCAGTCACTCTATGCCCACACTATCA GTCACATGGTCAATGTTGATTCTTTAACTTGCAGACTTGGAGGACTCTATTGCCTCTACTGCCTCTATGAAACTCAACCATTCAAACCGCCTTTCAAGATTTATCTCTCACTCC GAGAGATGGAGAAACTTAAAACCCTCGTTGCTGAGGCAAAAGAAATGGGTATAAAAGTAGTGCCTGCTTTGGTCAAAAGGATGATGGAAACAAATATGTTTCTGTTTGGGTTTGTGGACTTAAATGAAGGCTCGGTTAGTGAGACGATTAACAGTTTGACGAAATTACAGGATGCACGTATACAAGTTGCGTATGAGAA GTTGTTTACCGATACTGCGATTGAGCAATACATCTCAATGGACTTG GGTAGGGAGGTTGACCTCAATATGCTAAAGAAAATGTCCACCGAATATGAAGTGGCGAAGAGAAAAGCCATTGAAG AGGCTGGAAAGGTGGTGGATGTCCAGAACATAAAGTATATATCAGAAAACGAGGAACCTCTAAGCGAAATAGTTGAAAAGATAGATGCGAGCTGGAAAAACCAAAGAGAAGCATTTTATCAACGGACCGGATTGACCCCCCAAAATCCTGCAGAACCACAGCGGCTGCAGTTACAACTGAAGGAAGGCGATGCAGAGAACAACGATGCCGATGAATTTTATCAACTACTGTATCAACATGATTGA